A DNA window from Luteolibacter luteus contains the following coding sequences:
- the tnpC gene encoding IS66 family transposase, which yields MIRLAPATASIVDGVIRITPEREQQLVERIALLERENELLRQKLDLVLRKLFGKSSETLDPAQLELLLGEPPGKAPASLPPDGAPEEANASSAAKTERKPRRERIPEHLPVVEEVLLPGPVKACPDAWRRIGEERSDSLDYQPGKVFIRRLVRPVFVKIADRDEAPVTAKLSPRLQDGLTAAPGLIAHVLVSKYCDHLPFYRQEKILATRHGVEIGRNTMCRWAELAVFWLKPLYQRIHDSLLHGGYLQADETPIRYLTPGAGKTGLGYLWILHRPGGDVLFQWHASRGSACLEDLLCGFRGILQCDGYSAYGTHAARNPGITLAACWAHARRKFHEALQTGQNQAISLRG from the coding sequence GTGATCCGGCTTGCCCCGGCTACGGCATCCATCGTAGATGGCGTCATCCGAATTACACCGGAGCGGGAGCAGCAACTTGTCGAACGTATCGCGCTTCTTGAGCGCGAGAACGAGTTGCTGCGCCAGAAGCTCGACCTCGTGTTGCGCAAGCTCTTCGGCAAGAGCAGCGAGACGCTCGACCCGGCACAGCTCGAACTGCTGCTTGGCGAGCCGCCGGGAAAAGCCCCGGCTTCCCTGCCACCAGACGGCGCACCGGAGGAGGCCAACGCATCAAGCGCCGCAAAGACTGAGCGCAAGCCACGGCGCGAACGCATCCCCGAACATCTGCCCGTCGTCGAGGAAGTGCTCCTGCCCGGGCCGGTAAAAGCCTGCCCCGACGCTTGGCGGCGCATCGGCGAAGAGAGGAGCGACAGCTTGGACTACCAGCCCGGCAAGGTCTTCATCCGCCGTCTCGTGCGGCCTGTCTTCGTGAAGATAGCGGACCGCGATGAGGCACCCGTGACCGCCAAGCTATCGCCGCGCTTGCAAGACGGCCTCACCGCCGCACCGGGGCTCATTGCCCACGTACTCGTCTCGAAATACTGCGACCACCTCCCGTTTTACCGGCAAGAAAAGATCCTCGCCACCCGTCACGGTGTGGAGATTGGCCGCAACACCATGTGCCGCTGGGCGGAGCTTGCCGTCTTCTGGCTCAAGCCGCTCTACCAGCGCATCCACGACAGCCTGCTGCATGGCGGCTACCTACAGGCCGACGAGACTCCAATCCGGTATCTGACTCCCGGAGCCGGCAAGACCGGCCTGGGTTATCTGTGGATCCTCCATCGTCCCGGCGGGGATGTGCTCTTCCAATGGCACGCCAGCCGGGGCAGCGCTTGCTTGGAGGATCTGCTCTGCGGCTTCCGCGGCATCCTCCAGTGCGACGGCTACTCCGCTTACGGCACCCATGCGGCGAGGAACCCGGGAATCACGCTGGCCGCGTGCTGGGCGCACGCCCGGCGCAAGTTTCACGAGGCGCTGCAAACCGGACAGAATCAAGCGATCTCCTTGAGGGGATAA
- the tnpB gene encoding IS66 family insertion sequence element accessory protein TnpB (TnpB, as the term is used for proteins encoded by IS66 family insertion elements, is considered an accessory protein, since TnpC, encoded by a neighboring gene, is a DDE family transposase.), whose product MLTLSGSLRIFLALEPCDMRKSFDSLHALVVSQLGDDPRGGAVFAFTNRTRTLIKLLYWDGTGTWIYAKRLEKGTFCWPKPSDGSNGKLKLAPEALAMLTDGIDLKGARMRPWYERE is encoded by the coding sequence ATGCTGACGTTATCGGGCAGCCTGCGGATCTTCCTAGCTCTGGAGCCCTGCGACATGCGCAAGAGCTTCGACAGCCTCCATGCGCTGGTCGTCTCCCAACTGGGTGACGATCCACGAGGCGGCGCTGTCTTCGCTTTCACCAATCGCACCCGCACGCTTATCAAGCTGCTTTACTGGGATGGAACTGGAACGTGGATTTACGCCAAGCGGCTCGAGAAGGGCACCTTTTGTTGGCCGAAGCCGTCCGACGGGAGCAACGGAAAGCTCAAGCTTGCTCCCGAGGCGCTGGCCATGCTCACGGACGGAATCGACCTGAAGGGCGCGCGGATGCGCCCGTGGTATGAGCGCGAGTGA
- the tnpA gene encoding IS66 family insertion sequence element accessory protein TnpA, translating into MTSPNSGNPDDKLIRADRRGRLLVPAEQRAAILKAFDESSLSAIAFCRQHGLSYSTFATWIQKRRREQAPGSGDPAVPHPAFAEVVIDEGKAIPKTIPPLRVILRSGVSFEVVSADQVPLAAGLIQSIASLRSC; encoded by the coding sequence ATGACCTCTCCCAATTCTGGCAACCCGGATGACAAGCTGATCCGTGCCGACCGTCGGGGTCGCCTGCTCGTCCCGGCGGAGCAACGTGCGGCGATCCTCAAAGCCTTCGATGAGAGCAGCCTATCTGCCATTGCATTCTGCCGGCAGCACGGCTTGTCGTATTCCACCTTCGCAACTTGGATCCAGAAGCGACGGCGGGAGCAGGCGCCAGGGAGCGGAGATCCAGCAGTTCCGCATCCAGCCTTCGCCGAGGTGGTGATTGATGAGGGCAAAGCCATTCCGAAGACCATTCCTCCGCTGCGGGTGATTCTGCGTTCAGGCGTCAGCTTCGAGGTCGTGTCCGCCGACCAGGTGCCGCTTGCCGCCGGGCTGATCCAATCCATTGCCAGCCTGCGGTCATGCTGA